The following DNA comes from Gammaproteobacteria bacterium.
TGGTCAGCAGCCGTTTGGGTCGTATTTTGGATGAACATCAGATGGCCAATTACGGTGAACTGGTGCGCTGTCTGCAAACCAACCGTATTCCCGGTATCAAGGATAAGGTCATCAACGCAATGACCACCAACGAGACCATGTGGTTTCGTGATGTCTACCCGTTTGAGTTGCTGAAGGCCGAGATTTTGCCCCAGTATGCGCGCCAGCAAAACAAGCCATTGCGTATCTGGTCGGCTGCCTGTTCAACCGGGCAGGAGCCGTATTCGTTGAGCATGGTGGTGCAGGAGTTTTTGCAGGCCAATCCGGGAACATTCCCCCAAGGGGTGCAAATCGTTGCGACGGATATTTCTTCCCGCGTTCTGGACTACGCCCGCGAGGCGATTTATGACCAGGCGGAAATAAGTCGTGGCCTGGAGCCTGCCCGCAGGGATCGATTTTTTACCAACAAAGACAACACCTGGCAGCTGCGGCCGGAAATCCAGTCGCGCGTGCAGTTTAAATTGTTGAATTTGCAACAAAGTTACGCGTCGTTGGGCACGTTTGATGTGATATTTTGCCGTAACGTGCTGATTTATTTCTCTTCTTCACTCAAGAGCGACATTCTTGAGCGCATGGCCAGCCAGCTCAGTCCCAATGGTTATTTGATGCTGGGTGGATCGGAAGCACCGAATCGTTATACTGGCCGTTTCGTGATGTCCCGTTTGCCGCAAGGGGTGGTTTACCGCCTCGGCTAGGTAACGCTGAGCCTGGCAGGGTGGCAGCCGCTTGCCGCCTTGCCAGGGCAGATCTGCCAACCCCTTCTGATTTTCCATTTCTCCCGCCCGTATTTTTCTGTCTCAACCCTTGTGTTTTCGACGTTTACAGAGCAATTTTCCATGGCGTGACAGAGTGGCATACGGATTGCTGAATATCTTGGGAACCACCACACACAGGAGTTCACAGGATGCGATTTGATCTCGACAAGGCCATGGGGATACATGAACAAGCGCTGTATGTGCGGGCGCGCCGAAACGGGATCATTGCGTCCAACCTGGCGAATGCTGATACCCCAAACTACAAGGCTCGCGATATCGATTTTCGCGAAGCGTTGAAACAGTCTGCTGGTAAGCCTGGTGAGGGCACAATGCGTACCACGCATGGTAACCACATCCAGCCATCTGGCAATGGGGCGGCATCTGCTGAAGTGCTATACCGTTACCCCCATCAGGCATCCATTGATGGAAATACGGTGGATACACAAATGGAAAAAGCCCGTTTTGCAGAAAACGCCGTGCAGTATCAGACAACACTGGGTTTTCTCACCGGGCGGTTTAAAGGTTTGAATGAAGCACTGAAAGGTGGAGGTCAATAATCATGTCTCTGTTCGGAGTATTTGATGTTGCAGGCTCGGCCCTAAGTGCCCAGTCCATCCGGTTGAATGTTACGTCCAGTAACTTGGCAAATGCGGAAACGGTAAGCAGCAGTACGGAAAAAACTTACCGCGCCCGACATCCGGTGTTTGCCACCGTCATGGATCCTTTTATGGAAAGTGCTCACCAGGCCGGGGTGAAGGTAAAAGGTATCGTGGAAAGCAAGGCAGAGTTGCGCATGCGCTACGAACCAGAGCATCCGTTGGCTGATGCCAAGGGGTACATTCATCTGCCCAATGTG
Coding sequences within:
- a CDS encoding protein-glutamate O-methyltransferase CheR; this encodes MNQALTKEEYDAFRGYLEQTSGILLGENKHYLVSSRLGRILDEHQMANYGELVRCLQTNRIPGIKDKVINAMTTNETMWFRDVYPFELLKAEILPQYARQQNKPLRIWSAACSTGQEPYSLSMVVQEFLQANPGTFPQGVQIVATDISSRVLDYAREAIYDQAEISRGLEPARRDRFFTNKDNTWQLRPEIQSRVQFKLLNLQQSYASLGTFDVIFCRNVLIYFSSSLKSDILERMASQLSPNGYLMLGGSEAPNRYTGRFVMSRLPQGVVYRLG
- the flgC gene encoding flagellar basal body rod protein FlgC, whose amino-acid sequence is MSLFGVFDVAGSALSAQSIRLNVTSSNLANAETVSSSTEKTYRARHPVFATVMDPFMESAHQAGVKVKGIVESKAELRMRYEPEHPLADAKGYIHLPNVNVVEEMANMISASRSYQSNVEVMNTAKQLMLATLRLGQ
- the flgB gene encoding flagellar basal body rod protein FlgB, which gives rise to MRFDLDKAMGIHEQALYVRARRNGIIASNLANADTPNYKARDIDFREALKQSAGKPGEGTMRTTHGNHIQPSGNGAASAEVLYRYPHQASIDGNTVDTQMEKARFAENAVQYQTTLGFLTGRFKGLNEALKGGGQ